The genome window TCATTTTCTGATAGATTTTATGTCTCTAAACTAGGCACTGACATAAATGGTGAAGTGGTACAACTCTCCTACTGTAAAGAAGAATTTTACTGGCCCAGATCTTTCATTCGACCAGTCCTTGGTCGGTTTCTATTGCCATAAGGGATAGGCAAACTAATTTTTCAAGGCCTCTCCCGTGGAATTCTTGATAATGAGTTACAAGACAGCACCATGTGATCCTCCCCTAATGAAACCATGTCTTTCTTATTAGTTATCAGACCCCAGAAATTTCCCCTTCACCACTCATTGAACATCCCCACTCAACACAGGAACATGATTTTTCTGTCTACCCCTTTCATCTATATATACAAAGAAGAATATGTTCATTGGCAGCACCTATCTTCACATTCTCAAAATACTACAGTTCTCTGAGatcttcctcttcttcctttttaGAAGCATTCATCTATCAAAAACAACAATGGCTATCCGCCTGCCTCGTATCATTAGCTCTAAGAAAGTTCCCAAGGGCTACTTTGCAGTTTACGTTGGAGAAAACCAGAAGAGGTTCGTGATACCAGTGTCATTCTTGAACCAGCCTTTATTTCAAGATTTGCTTGGCATGTCAGAACAAGAGTTCGGATATAGTCATCCTACCGGCGGTATTACAATTCCCTGCAACGAAGATATCTTTCTCGTTGTCACCTCTCGATTGAACTGATTTGTGAGAGATTTAACACAAATCAACCCATACATTTTTGTAAAGCAAACATCACTAACATCATGTAAACACTTTCTTTTCCCATCCTTTTTTGCCTTGGGGAGCAGATAATAAGTCTCCCTATGTGGAAAACTAGAGATGGTGGCTTATGTAACAATTGGAAACACATAAttcaattgaaatttgatttctttttagaaTGTCCTATGGTCCCCTTGTTATTGTTGATTTCATATACAATTTAACTGTAAAAAATTCACATTGTtcacaaattaatatttcaactTCCAAGCTATGTTATATAAACTATTCATTTTTccggttaattcggttcaaaTCGGGTAATTATccgaattaatcaattaatagaaataaataatatatattatatataattgttaaCTTTTTTTGGTTGTTTACTTTCAAgatttatgtaatgtttttaatgtctTGTTTTCACCtccatttaaaattatttgaactattgcttcaaaaaatatttgaactattaaaaaaaacattagcaatgtattttgtttttacatattttatacttattttaataaaaatttcagttAATGTATTTGAAGAAATCTTTGATTCggttaatagttaaaaatttttatatttcaagtaATTCGGTTAATGATAATTCGGTTCAAGTGTTAACCGAACCAACCGCTTGAACACCCCTAGATAAAGATACGGGATATGTGTTGGATCTTTTCCAATTTTGTGATTGGatagaaaagaggaaaaagaaatgataaagagaaaaaagaaaagagttgaatgtttaaaaaggataaaacACATGGTTGTTGGAAGTTAGAATCGAACTAGATCAATTGGACTGGTTACATTGAGAATCGATTAGTGTATTGCTAAAAGAATTGAATTGGTTTTTGAATGAATCACTTGAAATCAGTTGAACCAGTGCAAAAAACctatagaattaatttttatatttttataatgaacTAATTCAACGGTCCGATTTTAAAAAccataacaaaaattaattttaaaaaatatattgaatgtTAAAACCCCAATAAGCGTTTTATATATTAGTCTTGGGTTTGAAggcccaaaatttttaattataagaaTAAATCCAttccaaataatatatttaacatatattaaattaaattttttcaaaattatttatatacaatATTAATGTAATGTATTTATCATCACATAACCAAaccaataatttatataattaaaattttatattatatataacgAGCCTTTGTATTCATATTCTCTTCTTAAATCTTTTTGTGTCATATCTTGAATCATAAAACTCTCAAGAAATGTACTTCTATATGATATTCATAATCGAGTTCGAACAACATAATTGTACCATATAATCAAacatttacaatatttttaaacacaaaatttaatcTATCACTTAACTTAATTCATACGAcaacctttttatttatttattcggtacttaatcaaattataattacattacatacacacaaaaattaaactCTCATCTCATGCCAATACATAAAATCCATGATTAtattaagaaattgaaagaattaattaGTTGCAAATTACAACAAATCCACCTCTTATTTCCCCACTCAAGAGACTTGTTAACCTTCTCCCAAGGCAAAAAAAAAGTgaggtgaaaaaaaaaagtgtacaATTTAGCAATGGTGtttgcttaaaaaaaaaaagaaaaaaagaaacagtaTTCATCGACCAAATTTTAGTTAATCCCGTTCAAACGAGAAGCAAGATCAACGAAAACGTCTTCGCCGCAAAGAATTCTAAGACCACCGGTCGGATGGTCGTAACCGAACTCTTCTTCGGACAAACTCAATAGCTCTTGAAACAAAGGATTGTTCAAGTATGACACCGGTATCACAAATCTCTTTTGACATTCTCCTACATACACCGCAAAGTATCCTTTCGGAACATCCGCTGTTGACGATGCTCGAAGGATTCTCTTAGCAGTAACCATACGCATTGGCAGACGAAAACCCATAATTTTTTCTATCGAAAGCGAATCGAAAAGCTTTTTATTTCGATGTTTTTAAGGTATCGAAAACAAACTTTGGGTTATTGCCAATGAAGTCAATCATaatgtgtgtatatatagatGAAAAAGGAGATAAAAGGGTTCATAAGTGGTTCACATGGCGTTGTCTTCCAGTTCATATTAGCAAGCCTGGATGATAAACTGACTCAATTATTCCAGGACCCCACTCTGACATGGATGATTTGAATGGTTGaaaaaacatatacatatatattgctTGAGACTTAacagttatatttttatttttcatttatgttgCTATGGATGCTTGAAACATGCaatatgttaattttacttGTTGAAGCTTGGGAACAAGAATGGGGGATGTAATGAACTTGGTTAGGAATTTCGTGAAGGTGTTCGATGTTAGGGGGATTGTGTTCGAGATGTGTTGTTGTTAGGGTCGGTCAATCGCTATCAACACCTACTAGGAAGTCAGTGAGGAAGGTGCATGGAAAAACACAAAAGTTGGGTGGTTTGTAATGGTGGTTTAGACTAGAGCGTAAGACATTGGATTTTGTGAGTTACTTGAATTTGATTAGAAATTAAGAAATTCCAACTTGATTCAGTAATTATTAAGTTAAGTTCGAGCTTAGTAATATTTGATTCGAACGGTTTGCGAGTCTTATccaatttttcatgtttttataggGTAAACTTCAATAGAAGTCACCCAGCTATGGGATTttttttagtcacccaactataaaaagttacaGAATGACCAtcaaactattagtaaatttcttttttggtcactcaactattcaattttgtctttttttagTTACTATAGTTGGCTAGCATAAAAATGTAAGCACCCAAAAAATCTAAGATAGTTGGgtgacaaaaaaaatacaaaattgaatagttgagagACCAACTTGTAACTTTACATAAtttggtgaccaaaaaagaaatttataatagttgggtgaccattttgtaactttttatagcTGAGTGACAAAAAAAACTATAGTTGGGTGCCTattaatgtagtttaccctttttttatACTGTTAAATTACCTTATAgcccaaaatatatattattaatcctAAGCTTTATTTTCAAGCCGAGCTCAAGTACAAAAATTAGCAAACGAGCTTAATCGAGCTAGGTTATATCTTGAGTCGagctcaaacttaaaaaaattattcgaTCAAGCTCGAGTTGAGTATCGAGCTCCAAGTTTCAAGTTGAGCTTGAGCTTAGCAATATTTGGGCTTGGCTTGGCTCGATTATACCCTAGTTTAGACTATAGAAAATGCGGAAAATCATTAAAGTGGAGGTGATTTACACCGTAGATGATGTGAAAACCTACTAGAAATGGTGGTTTCAAAGTCTAAAGAGCTTAGAGAGCTTTTTAGGATGGGTAACTCAATGTTTTCAAAACTAGATCGAACCAGTTGGTTGGATCAGGAATCAACCAATACACTAATTCGAAACAAggcaaaaaaattagttgaCCTACGAATCAATAAGGAGCAATTGAAccagattttatatttttaatattttaatacttttaaatttatatgagtTTTTCagtaatttatttgatttaaattagacaaaccaattgaactaaaaattaataGGATAATAGGATAACTTGACGTGAGTTCTACTAAAATGATGTTTTACTATATATGAAATGGCTGTAGACATAATAGGATAACTTGATAGTAATAAATGAAGAAATGCAGAGTTTAATGTGTAAGTTCTTAttctaaaattctgatttcaaACTTAGTTTTACATAAGGCTCATCTAGAGTATTTATAGGCTCAACTTCTCTTAACAGACTAGCTAACAACTCAGCTCTCCTGTAACTGCATTCTAACAAATTCATTTATCTTAACATGCATCCATCTCCTTCTCCGAACAAACCCGAAGAAAATTCCGAAACCTAGTAAAGGACCCAACTGATAGTGGTTTAGTTAATACATCAGCAACTTGATCAGACGCAGGAACTTCACCAACCACAACTGATCCATCAGCAACCTTTTCACGAACAAAGAACAAATCTAACTCCACGTGCTTGAATTTGGAATGTAACACAGGATTGGTAGCAACAGCAACGGCACTGGAACTGTCACACCAGATATTAGGCGGAGCAGAAGACTTAACATGCAACTCCTGAAGTAAGGAAAGTAACCACATAACATCACTAGTTACAGCAGCAAGACTTCGATATTCAGTCTCCGCCGTAGATCGAGACACGACCTGCTGTTTCTTAGACGACCACGAAACAGGATTTGACCCAAAAAATACACAATATCCTGAAGTTGATCGTCGATCATCGAAATCCAATCCCCAATTAGCATCAGAAAACCCAACCAACGATAATAAACCAGACCGACGAAACGTAATCCCAAAATCAAGTGTTCCAGCCAAATATCGCAATATCCTCTTAAGTGCACCCATATGAACCGTGGTAGGATTATGCATGAACTGGCAAACCCTGTTTACCGCATACGCAATATCAGGCCTAGTAATAACCACATATTGTAAAGCACCAGCCAAACTCCTATATTCCGTCGGATCTGACAATAAATCCCCGTCATCCTTGGAAACATGAGACGAACTAACCATAGGTGTATGAACACTTTTAGCATTAGACAAGCCACTTCGTTTTAACATATCCTGAACGTACTTTTTCTGGCATAAATGAAGGCTCCCATTAGAGGACCTAGTAACCTCAAGACCCAGAAAATAATGCAGACTTCCCATATCTTTGAGCGAGAACTCATCATTCAGCAGCTTCACAAACCAATCAATAGAAGATGATACACCTCTAGTTATGATtatgtcatcaacatacacAAGAACATAAAGTATGGAGTCAGAGCAAACCCGAACAAACAACGAAGCATCAGATTTGGAACCAACAAACCCAACTGCTAGAAGAAAAGCCTTTAGCTTCTCAAACCATGCGCGAGGAGCCTGACGTAAACCATATAAAGCCTTTTTTAAACGACAGACCAAAGGTTTTCCATCAACTCCAAGCTGTACATATCCCGGAGGTTGCTGCATAAACACTTTTCTATCAATATCACCATTTAAAAAGGCATTGTTAACATCCACCTGACGAAGTGACCACCCTTTAGTGACCGCAATCGATAAAATAACCCTAATAGTCGCAGGCTTGACCACCGGACTAAAGGTTTCTTGAAAATCACATCCCGGAACCTGAGAACAACCTTTCGCAACTAAACGTGCTTTGCACCGTTCAATCGTACCGTCTGGATTTTTCTTGACTTTGAATAACCATTTGCAGCCAATAACCTTGCGACCTGATGGCATGGAAACAAGTTCCCAGGTACCATTTCGGATGAGTGCATCATACTCAGCTTGAGCAGCAGTCTGCCACTCAGGGCTAGCAAATGCTTCTTCAATCGTTGAAGGTTCACTAACTTCAACCGCAAGAACTTTAGGTTTGAAAATCCCAGCCTTTGATCGAGTAGTCATGGGATGAACATTCGTATCAAGCACAGAAATCTCTGGTCCTATAGGAACAGATGGAATTGGAACAACTGGTGTGGGAGACTGATCATTAGGATACGAGTTAGTACTTCCGGAATTAACAGCAACTTCATTTGGAGAACCCGGATCTTCATTAAGAACCGGAACACTAGGAGAAGTAGTACTCGTTGGATCAGTATTAACTTCATCCGGAGGAACCGAAGATCCACTCAAAACACCCGGGCATGCCAAACCAGTAACTATGTTCCTATGATCAGAAACATTAGTCTGAACTACCGGAAAACACGTAGGTACAGTATTTACCTCCCAAGAGGAGCATGATAAAGACGCCGGAGAAAGAAACCGCGACTCATCAAACTCTACATGACGAGATATAATGATTCGACCATCAGGTAAGAGACATTGATACCCTTTGTGACAAGAGCTGTATCCCAAAAACGTACACGGTTGAGATCGAAAATCTAGCTTGTGACGTTGAAACGGCCTCAGATACGGATAGCAACAACA of Gossypium raimondii isolate GPD5lz chromosome 3, ASM2569854v1, whole genome shotgun sequence contains these proteins:
- the LOC105795374 gene encoding auxin-induced protein 15A, producing MGFRLPMRMVTAKRILRASSTADVPKGYFAVYVGECQKRFVIPVSYLNNPLFQELLSLSEEEFGYDHPTGGLRILCGEDVFVDLASRLNGIN